GATAGTCCAAGCTCAAATTCAAGCCATTTTTGGTAACTGGACACCTAGTTCCAGTCCAGATGCTAGAGCTAAAGGCCAGGTAAATCAGCCTGATCAGCTACCCGTTGTTACCCAAGCTACACCAGGTGGAGTTTTCTTTATTGATCAGCCCCAACTCACCCAAAGCTATGTGCTGATCGGACATTTGGGCGGCATGAGCAACAGTCCAGATTACCCAGCCTTAAGTGTGATGAACAATGTGCTGAACGGCTATGGAGGGAGGCTATTCAATGAATTACGATCGCGGCAGGGGTTGGCCTACTCAGTATTTGCCTATTGGGATGCAGAGTTTGACTATCCTGGTGTGTTTATAGCCAATGGACAAACCCGCAGTGAAACTACTGTGCCGTTTATTCAGAGATTAATCGCAGAGCTAGAGCGCCTACGACGCAGCCGGATTACACCTCAAGAGTTAGCCTATGCAAAGGACTCTACCCTAAATTCGTTTGTCTTTAAATTTCAATCTCCGTCTCAAACCCTATCTCGGCTATTGCGCTACGAATATTATGGGTATCCAGCCGATTTTCTAACTCGATATCGCCGTGGTGTTGAAGCAACAACCATTGTCGATGTGGAGCGGGTGG
The sequence above is drawn from the Cyanobacteriota bacterium genome and encodes:
- a CDS encoding insulinase family protein, coding for IVQAQIQAIFGNWTPSSSPDARAKGQVNQPDQLPVVTQATPGGVFFIDQPQLTQSYVLIGHLGGMSNSPDYPALSVMNNVLNGYGGRLFNELRSRQGLAYSVFAYWDAEFDYPGVFIANGQTRSETTVPFIQRLIAELERLRRSRITPQELAYAKDSTLNSFVFKFQSPSQTLSRLLRYEYYGYPADFLTRYRRGVEATTIVDVERVARFYLKPENFVTLVVGNGREIQPPLTVLAPNDRITQLDITIPD